Proteins from one Nakamurella multipartita DSM 44233 genomic window:
- a CDS encoding M23 family metallopeptidase, with protein sequence MGGLRLFALVVLLAGVGPAPPAVPVPAAVPAATGFVLPIPGPPLVLTAFAPPPTRYGAGHRGVDLGAAAGVVVAAAGAGRVVFAGELAGRGVISVEHEGGLRTTYEPVTASVAAGSPVAAGQPIGTLQAGHPGCAPASCLHWGARLPDGTYLDPLALLRPWAVRLWPWDG encoded by the coding sequence ATGGGTGGACTGCGGTTGTTCGCGCTGGTCGTGCTGCTGGCCGGGGTCGGCCCGGCCCCGCCGGCCGTCCCGGTCCCCGCTGCCGTGCCCGCTGCCACCGGGTTCGTGCTGCCGATCCCCGGGCCGCCGCTGGTGCTCACCGCGTTCGCGCCGCCCCCCACCCGGTACGGCGCCGGCCATCGCGGGGTCGACCTGGGTGCCGCCGCCGGCGTGGTGGTCGCCGCGGCCGGGGCCGGGCGGGTGGTGTTCGCCGGCGAGCTGGCCGGCCGCGGGGTGATCTCGGTCGAGCACGAGGGCGGTCTGCGCACCACCTACGAGCCGGTGACGGCCTCGGTCGCCGCCGGATCGCCGGTCGCCGCGGGGCAGCCGATCGGCACCCTGCAGGCCGGTCACCCCGGCTGCGCCCCGGCGAGTTGCCTGCACTGGGGCGCCCGGCTGCCGGACGGGACCTACCTGGACCCGCTGGCCCTGCTGCGGCCCTGGGCGGTGCGGTTGTGGCCGTGGGACGGCTGA